GTCCCTCCCACTCTTGTTCCTTAAAAACCTGCAATTCTTCAGTGGAGttggtcatatatatatatatatatatatatatatatatatatatatatttgattttgagaaaTAGTTGCTAATTGCCTTCTGTATATATGAAGTtgcaaatttgaatttgataaTAAGCACCCTAATTAAAACAATAGACAATACACACACAACCATATTAAAATGGTAGAATTTTGATTGGTATTCATGGGCTTCATTAACTACTAATTAAACAGAAAACGATTGCATACTAGAATTTCAGGTTATTATTGCTTTCGGTTAACAATATTCATAAAGTTTGATTATCAATTCTTTTGATTTCTATCgtcaaaaagaaataaagaacgaacaaaattattttgattaatAGGTTAAAAAATAGATTAACTCCAGTTAAAAAACTAATCCTCTACACATATCCCAAATAGAATTCGCAAAGAGAAAAGCGGTAATAAGATGGAATGAGTTTTGTGGTGATTTTGAGATTTGCAATAACAGTAATTTTAgaagaaaaggtttttttttgccATCCTGACAAGCACTAGGGTAGTTCCTATTGTCTAAATAATATTCTTGGTATTTTTGACGTCTTGTCTACTTTGTGAAGACAACATCTTGTCTAAATGATATTGTATGAAACGATCAAAAAAACCATTTAGATGCCTTGGTATTTTTACCAGAAACAACTCGAATTTTAAAGTTCTTATAttcaaaatacttaaaaatatatatatatataacaagacTCACCTTGACTGGAGGGATAAATGGGAGATATATAAAATACTTCAGATAAGAAGGGTACAAATTTGTCcaaattggaccaatttggatAAAAACTACTCACTAGTGAAAATAGATTAATTGACCAATCAGTCACGTACGTACGAAACGAGATGTTGCAGTAATGGTAGTCCGACGATTCACGCGGACAGTGGTATACACGGTGCTAAGAAGGTCATCTCACTTGTACGATATAATAGTagtaattaatttattattgaCACTTCACCTACTCCTTTGACGCAAATGAGATTCTGAGAAGGTACGTGCTCTCGTGCATTGATTTGAGATTTGACAAATAATTTCTTCGTACAGGCAAGAGTGCATCTAATTTGCAGTCTTGCTATTGTTAGCTCAgtgggctgacgataaatacattaaaagataaaaaaaatacgtatttctgttcactttttacaccctttaatTAATGTACATTCACATactcattattgtcagcccatttggctgattttagaattttcttttaatttgaaatAATCAAAACGGCTACTAGGCTAAAGTTAGCGCTGAgatttttggagtttttttctTATGGAGtactttgtttttattcaaattttgtttgcatACGTTAGTTTTGCACTAACTTTTGCGGATTATTCATTCCTCCCGaggagaaaaattaaaaaagtaaaaaaatataacttttactcaaatactttcaaaaatatccaagaaaaaaattctaaaaagccggttttttggcttttatcttgaatatttcaaaaaatatttaggtaaaaatcataattttttacttttccgattcattttgacgagacgaatcaataattcacaaaagttatatgcaaaactaataaacgtgAACAGAATTTAaacaaggacaaaacaagaaaaaaaaactccgaaGAATCTTAGCACACCTTAGCCTAAATTCTTAACGAAAATATTCGCATTTGATTACTTTCATGTTACGTTTAGTTTAATcagcataaaaaaaattaaataataattttagcattGTAGTACTTTTTAATAGtaaatgcatttcaaaatttgatttttaaattaaaaatatttgtaaaatttaATTTGATATGGGTTAGGGCTTGAGTGCGATTTAATACATTGTACTAGTTCAAATTTAGGTTCTCAGTTTcagtttataaaatagagcaAGGGCGAGATggtctaagagcatccacagtagactaattaaaattggataatcaaaagttgccacattaccttttgattatccatttaaggagTTGCTAATATTAGCAATATAGATATCCACAGTGACATAATCaatattgaataattaaaacttgctacatcaccttttcaacctgaatctaaaaattgtcaccatataaaacaaattttttaaaatagttttcaaactaataaaaacaggttattagaaaatagaaaataattttttgaaaacttttattttgaaaaaacacttttccgaaaaagtttaaaaaaaacagtttcgaaaaaaagacagttttttttttttaaatgacagtttttgaaagaaaaaaaacaaaggacagtttaactgtttttgaaaaaaaattcttctaaaAATGTTTTCCTTAGAAACATTGTTGATTGAGAGAAAGAAtgttttggttattgacaaaaagttACTAATTATAATTATCTAAGGCTATCCATaatggtataattaaaaaaagataaccaaaaattgacacatcaacttttgattattcactaaAGAAGTTGGTAAGtttaacaatgttgagctttacaatggtcacttctagtctatcgccaaaataaggggtccattacaatctctctctctctctctctctctctctctctccatttactgttttttttggcaaaaatatatcgattccctcttttaattttggaaaaaaatcggtgactttcttccctcttactatgattttttttttgggaaaaaatagaaacgaaaaaaaatagtgaaataccttaatccggtgaAGATGGGTTGATCAATTGTAAATGATCAAGAGAtatgagttttatttttagagggaaagaaagaaaaatagtttgtgggtgaagtgaagaagatatagagtaggcgaagaagagaagaagaaaataccagttgaaacacatgtgtatataagttttggaactagttaattTATGTGATGTGGAgtctacaaattttgattattgaaaaatgttgctagttttggttattcaaaacccaaaatttgattatttctaatgatattgctaaatttgattatactattgtgagccattttttgcaccaatattgttaactttaaaaataattgatttttgattataccactgtggatggcctacggctaaaatttgatgaattgctAAGAGATCGTTAAATTTAATTATGCCATTTTATGAATACTTTTCTGAGAGAACATTACTAAATTTAACAACCCTatagttttggttatttcaCTATGACTGCTCTAATGTGGCCTTAATACAAAGCTTATTGTCCACCTAGTTCTTCCTTTCgccaataaatgaaaattaaaagaagaataACGAATTAGTACAAGTACTATACTACTAGTAACATTTAACAAAATCAGAGATAACCTCCCCGACATAAAAACTGACCTTGTTCTGGTTATGGTTCCCACCTGGCTCTGAATCTCTGACCGCCGCCCCCGCCGCGCTCCTATCTTTCAACTCTATGGTGCAGTCAATGTCCTCCACCACCAAGATCGACCGGTTTGCCGTCGCCACCAGCAGCCGCCGCAAGTCCGAGTTGCACCTCAGCTCCGTCAACTCCAAATCATAAATGTCAAAATTCAAGAAATTCGCCATCGCCGCGATCAAGCTCGACTTCCCCGTCCCCGGCGGCCCGTACAACAAGTATCCTCTCTTCCACGCCTTCCCCACCCTCCTGTAATACTCCCTCCTTTTCACGAACCTCTCCAAGTCCTTCACTATCCTCCCCTTCAACTCCGCGTCCATCGCCAGGGTCTCGAACCTGGCCGGGTGATCGAGGTTCACCGCCGTCCACGCCTCGTTGATGTTGTACAAGTTCTCGATATCCACCGTGTGGATCTTCACCGTCTTCTTCTCCTGTTTTCAAGGACGGCTCCAAGATTTTAGTTCACATCCCACAAAAAACGTAAAGAAATTTCTAATGAATGACTCAGTGCTAATCATACTagagaaaaatcaaattgcacttgaaaaaatacaaattttgagAGTATTTTGAACCCCCTCAGGATATATTGTAGCCGTCCTTGCCTGTTTCAACGACTTGGCCTGTTTCAGCAAGTAGGGAAAATAAGAATCAAGAATCCTCTGCTTGTGCTTCTTGTGGAGAGTGAGTTCGAACGACCGGACCTCGGACCGGAGGGTGGAGTTCATGTCACGAGGGTTGTAAAAATGCCCGGACGACTCGACTTGACGGACGACCCACACCCATTTGAACTCGGCGCCCTCGAACGAATCGACGACTTCTTGGTTACGTTCCATCGAAACGTTTATGCTCCGTTCGTTCTCGGGTTTGCTTACTTTGAGGCGGCGGGTGGTGGGGGAGATTTTGGGGCCCAGGTAGACTTCGGCGGCCTCGTAGATTTCGTTGTTGACCAGGCCGTCGAACTCGTCGATCACCATTGTGAGTTGGGAGGAGAATCGGCTGAAGAAAGTGCGGAGGCCGAAGGAGAGGTAGTCTTGGAATTCAGGGGGGAGGTAGTCGTTGGAGACGGTCCGGATCACCATGGCCGCCGCAGCAATCGAGCCGACGGTGGAGAGGACGGTCTTGGCCGCGGCCAGGTGGGACTCGGCAGTAGTGGAAGACATATTTCAAGAATATTGGGGTTAAAGAAATCGGTATTGGTCTAGTTCGAGTTCGAAGGAAGGAGTTAGGGTCGACAAAGAATGGTGAATGGAGATAGAGATGGAGAGGAAGGTTTTGAGAGTTGGTTATGGAGTAGGGCCGATCAGCCGAAGCTTTAAAGAAATTACTCAATATAGCATGAATACTGATTttattagttcttttttttttttgttaacgtcatttttctgtaagtatatttttaatacaaaaatatatttatttataaaaaaatgacgttaacaaaaaagaaagtgacaaaattattttgcttGAGTATAAAGAAATATAAGgaaaaatatagagagagaattaagAAAGATGAAAGTTAGAAAATTTGGAAAGATGATTTGCCAAGTCTGGTTGACTGTGGACTTTGAAGACATTGATCGGGTTTCTTTCTATGAAATTGCATTCAGACTTAATGTTTTTTTGTAGTACTAAAGTCGTTTGAGGTATTGAATTTTTTAagttctgtttttgtttttgtcggTTGTGGAACCAGCAACCCTACATATTTTATATCCTTTGCAAAGGAATTTAGTACATAAAAATTAGTACTGAAGATCGAGGAACTATTTGAATTACTACGTAGTAAATAGTAGTATCCTAGAGTAATTAGTTTTCATATCTTAATTGATTTATAGTCTTTTTAATATTTGTTTGGTCGACAAAATAGTTAGCTTCCAATTTTATTGTTAGCGAATGCTTCAATACACATTTACTGTAATAAAAACACACAACGTATGCAAAAGGTCGCGGCTCATCATTGTAATGTTGCCTGAAAAACGGTTCATCCAAAATTCATCTTATTTAACCACAAATTCCTATTTTAAGAAACCGAAAAAACAGGGCCTTACTATTGCAATATAATATTATAaggatgtatatatatatatatatatatatatatatatatatagagagagagagagagagagagagagagagagagagagagagagatatgaaagTTAGAAATTTGGAAAGCCGATTTGCCAAGTCTGGTTGACTGTGGACTTTGAAGTCATTGATCGGAGTGATTTTCCAGTGCCAAGCGCATATATCTTACGTGGTACTCATTCGGCACATTCGAGTcatccgatacacttttggacggttcgaattgaAATCTTCTATCTCTTCTCATTtcatcactttctctctcatttttttctttccaaatctgagccgttcaaacacgTAATGAATGACTCTGATGCTTAAGcgggcactgaaattttttctcatTGATCGGGTTTCTTTCTATGAAATTGATTTGAGAcgtacttttttgtttttttgtagtaCCAAAGTCAGTCGTTTGTGGTATTGTCGAATTTTTTaagttctatttttgtttttgttggttgttGAACCAGCAACCCTACAAATTTAATATCCTTTGCAAAGGAATTTAGTACATAAAATTAATACAGAAGATTGAGGAACTATTTGAATTAGTAAatagtacttcctccgtccctttttttgtgtccagtatttcattttgggttgtctcttaataagtgtccatttcgTAAAGTTAggaaggtaaaagttggtgtattgtttattttatccctaaaagtagattttattttgaaaagttagtgagtaaaagtataatgatgataggtaagtagggaaagtggaggaaaaagttgatgtgaaaggtgtaatgatgatgtctttttaataagttggagttacaaagcaggacatttaaaaagggacgaagggagtagtatCTTAGAGTAATTAGTTTTCATATCTTAATTGATTTATAGTCTTTTTAATATTTGTTTGGTCGACAAAAATAGTTAGCTTCTAGTAATTTTATTGTTAGCAAATGCTTCAATACACATCTAATAAAAACACACAACGTATGCAAAAGGTCGCGGCTCATCATTGTAATGTTGCTTGAAAAACTGTTCATCCAAAATTCATCTTATTTAGCCACAATTACCCATACGATGGatcacaaaattcataaaattaatAACCCATGACCCAAATTTATAGGCCACAACAAACTCATAAGAAAGTCACAAACATTTATAAGAAGTAAACGGACCACCAATTTTCATAAACAGCGATTCATAATTTTTATAGTTGTTGCTAGCCCCCATGTGTGGTGGCTGGTGTTTTTCTTTGGTGTGGCTGTGTCTATAAGCGTCCTCTTTGTTTGGCGGCTGTTTTTTGAGTGTAGGTGGATGTttagggtgtttttttagggtttaaGCTTGGCCTTTTTTGTTGGTTTATTGCCAACGTTTTGGGTCTCGGGTTAGGTTAGTAATTTTTCCTTTGGATGTCgttatccttttaatctttgtattttttcaaagaataataatttttttttgctcaaaaaaaaaagtctcgaTACACTTGCCACAAGCAAGTATAACTAAGGTCACAAGGATTTATAACACGAGATCACAAGTGCTTGAACACAAATTCTCATAATtagcaccttttttttttgccaaaagttgAGAAGTACTAGTATTTATCAAAAAATCCCTATGGGTGCATGTTGAAATCCACAAATCGGATACTCCAACAGAAAAAGCGTATAAGCGCATAAATGCGCCACCCTACCGAATGAAAAGAAACCTCTCAAAGGAGGACAAAAAACCCCTCGAAGGAGGACAAAACCCCAGAAGAGAGGACATTATtcaaacaaataacaaaataaaagaagcacCACCGAAACATCCGCCACCACTCTTTCGCAACCATCTTGATAGACTCGTAACCACCACCTCTGCTTCACAAAATAGGAGCACATCGTGGGGAGGTGGTCGCCTAGTAAACACGGTAGATGGCTTCAAGTCACAGATCTGAGAAGCTAGAGACTGAAAATGATGGTGGACAACATTTCACCGCAACTACTGAAACCGAAGCCCCGAAATGTCGCCGGAAAACGATCTGGCTGAAAAGTTTTCAATGGATGCCCGAACTTCAATCGCTGGATTATGAGAGAAAACGACTCGAGAGTGGGAAAAGAGAACAGAGGGATAAAGATtgaagagggggggggggggggggggggggggggggatggaAAGGATCCCTCCCCTCCCGCTGCTTGAGATGGGACATAAACGAAGCACCACTAATGATCATATGTGTCCTAAGTAAGCTAGCTAAATTGATTAACTTTATTTTGGGACATATTTCATTATTTTGGGATATATTTCATTAACACCCCCAAGTTTGCCTTAATGACACAAAGCTCCTTCATGGAAGAGAAATGACTATAAACACCCAGTAATTTCAATGTTTATTTAACCGGCTAACGCACCAATAACTGATCAACCAAACACATGATAGAAATATTAACCAAAGTGACCCCCTTAAGCTTTGACCAATTGTCAAGATGCCCTCTTAATGTAACTCAAAACGCTTAACCGCATAATCCATTTGAGATTTACACTAAACAACCTTCTGCTAGAATTCTCTTTAAGAGTATTGGATGGAAATTCTGTGTAATGAGCACATAAGATGGGCTATAAAATGTGATGGCAGAATTTCCCTTCTTTTTGTGAGTTTCAATTATAAATATACATCCTAAACATGGCCCTAATCAAAAACTCCACTCCCATCGATCATGGTGCACACCCACCAATTAACGAATGGCATGGATCCATTATtacttgggtaaatttcacgGACCTCCcatgaggtttctgacacgaacataAATTTCCCCTAAAGTTTCTGAAATTTTACTGACTTCCCTTACTTTATCTAACAATATACATTTTTTCCCTTCCGTTAAGTTAAACTCTAACACCATCAAATTTGAGGTccaaatgactaaaatacatgaattgggggatggtgttgcGCAGCGATTGCATAGCACCATGCTgcacacctccgagccgtcggatcgtgcatctgatggctcggatctcatctcgacaatgaacggctctcaatcat
This DNA window, taken from Rhododendron vialii isolate Sample 1 chromosome 8a, ASM3025357v1, encodes the following:
- the LOC131298342 gene encoding AAA-ATPase At3g50940-like gives rise to the protein MSSTTAESHLAAAKTVLSTVGSIAAAAMVIRTVSNDYLPPEFQDYLSFGLRTFFSRFSSQLTMVIDEFDGLVNNEIYEAAEVYLGPKISPTTRRLKVSKPENERSINVSMERNQEVVDSFEGAEFKWVWVVRQVESSGHFYNPRDMNSTLRSEVRSFELTLHKKHKQRILDSYFPYLLKQAKSLKQEKKTVKIHTVDIENLYNINEAWTAVNLDHPARFETLAMDAELKGRIVKDLERFVKRREYYRRVGKAWKRGYLLYGPPGTGKSSLIAAMANFLNFDIYDLELTELRCNSDLRRLLVATANRSILVVEDIDCTIELKDRSAAGAAVRDSEPGGNHNQNKVTLSGLLNFVDGLWSSCGDERIIIFTTNHKEKLDPALLRPGRMDFHIHMSYCTPCGFRLLASNYLGIKSHELYGEIEELIRSTEVTPADVAEQLLKSDEPDEVLRDLIEFLTDKRMENEEAAKAKNGVDGELLGEKGDESQKQEEEKQEEN